One stretch of Chryseobacterium oryzae DNA includes these proteins:
- a CDS encoding YciE/YciF ferroxidase family protein: MGTDKKKTTNQKESSDKAKSLRELFIDGLKDIYWAENALVKALPKMFENATDQKLKTAIKNHLDQTKVQVTRLDDAFKSLGEKAEGKKCLAMEGLLKEGDEIVQETEAGPVRDAGIIAASQKIEHYEIATYGTLAAFAKTLNERTALDLLLRTLGEEKKSDCLLSTIADTNLNSQANSENFQSKDLNAV; the protein is encoded by the coding sequence ATGGGAACTGACAAAAAAAAGACTACTAACCAAAAGGAGAGTAGCGACAAAGCAAAAAGTTTACGAGAGCTTTTCATCGACGGACTGAAAGATATTTATTGGGCAGAAAACGCGTTAGTCAAAGCGCTACCAAAAATGTTTGAAAATGCTACAGATCAAAAGTTGAAGACCGCCATTAAAAATCATTTGGATCAAACAAAGGTTCAAGTAACAAGACTGGATGATGCCTTTAAATCTTTGGGAGAAAAAGCTGAAGGAAAAAAATGTCTAGCCATGGAAGGACTACTCAAAGAAGGAGACGAAATTGTTCAAGAAACTGAAGCAGGACCAGTGAGAGATGCGGGTATAATTGCAGCATCTCAAAAAATCGAACATTACGAAATTGCCACTTATGGAACCTTAGCAGCTTTTGCTAAAACTCTAAATGAAAGAACTGCACTTGATCTACTATTGAGAACATTAGGAGAAGAAAAAAAATCTGATTGCCTACTAAGTACGATAGCAGATACTAATTTAAATTCTCAAGCGAATTCTGAAAATTTCCAGTCTAAAGATTTAAATGCCGTTTAA